One part of the Actinomyces howellii genome encodes these proteins:
- the murC gene encoding UDP-N-acetylmuramate--L-alanine ligase has product MSTTGLRTTCADLAGRSFHLVGVGGAGMSVVALLLAERGAQVSGSDAARGRVLESLRARGVRVEVGHDAHHVPAQATVVVSTAIKEDNPELVVARSRGQEVIHRSQALALAAAGRDFVAVAGAHGKTTTSGMLAQALSEAGQDPSFAVGGVVRALGSGARLGSGRAFVAEADESDRSFLNYAPAIELVTNVEPDHLDSYGSTEAFEQAFADFADRLVPGGVLIACSDDPGALRLARRAGQGGARVITFGTGGPGDLPGGELVGEAHVGVEITARRADSTSAVLRRWTAGPAGAQGTEPVDLELALPGDHVVLDAAGAWAAGLELGVGAQEMARALGAFTGTGRRFEDRGEADGVRVVDDYAHHPTEIEALLRTARGVAADRGGRLLVLFQPHLFSRTRAFAERFGAALGRADLVVVAPVYPAREVAEDFPGVSGLTVAEQVPGGRGQYVADREEAAERLARQARRGDLVLTVGAGDVTELADVVLTRLRAREA; this is encoded by the coding sequence ATGAGCACGACCGGGCTGAGGACGACCTGCGCCGACCTGGCCGGCAGGTCCTTCCACCTCGTGGGCGTCGGAGGGGCCGGCATGAGCGTCGTCGCCCTCCTCCTGGCCGAGCGCGGTGCCCAGGTCTCCGGCTCGGACGCCGCCCGGGGGCGGGTGCTCGAGAGCCTGCGCGCCCGCGGCGTGCGCGTCGAGGTCGGCCACGACGCGCACCACGTGCCCGCCCAGGCCACTGTCGTGGTCTCCACCGCCATCAAGGAGGACAACCCCGAGCTCGTCGTGGCCCGCAGCCGCGGGCAGGAGGTCATCCACCGGTCCCAGGCGCTCGCCCTGGCGGCGGCCGGCCGTGACTTCGTGGCGGTCGCCGGGGCGCACGGCAAGACGACCACCTCGGGCATGCTCGCCCAGGCGCTGAGCGAGGCGGGCCAGGACCCCTCCTTCGCCGTGGGCGGCGTCGTGCGGGCCCTGGGCAGCGGCGCACGGCTGGGCTCGGGGCGCGCCTTCGTGGCGGAGGCCGACGAGTCCGACAGGTCCTTCCTCAACTACGCCCCCGCCATCGAGCTCGTCACCAACGTCGAGCCCGACCACCTCGACTCCTACGGCTCCACCGAGGCCTTCGAGCAGGCCTTCGCCGACTTCGCCGACCGGCTCGTGCCCGGGGGCGTGCTCATCGCCTGCTCGGACGACCCCGGGGCCCTGCGCCTGGCGCGTCGGGCCGGGCAGGGCGGAGCCCGCGTCATCACCTTCGGCACGGGCGGGCCGGGCGACCTGCCCGGTGGGGAGCTGGTCGGCGAGGCCCACGTCGGCGTCGAGATCACGGCCCGACGCGCCGACTCCACGAGCGCGGTGCTCAGGCGGTGGACCGCGGGCCCCGCCGGTGCACAGGGAACCGAGCCGGTCGACCTCGAGCTCGCCCTGCCCGGCGACCACGTGGTCCTCGACGCGGCCGGGGCCTGGGCAGCGGGCCTCGAGCTCGGCGTCGGGGCCCAGGAGATGGCCCGTGCCCTGGGAGCCTTCACGGGGACCGGACGCCGCTTCGAGGACCGAGGAGAGGCCGACGGCGTGCGGGTCGTCGACGACTACGCCCACCACCCCACCGAGATCGAGGCGCTCCTGAGGACAGCACGGGGCGTCGCGGCCGATCGCGGCGGCCGCCTCCTCGTCCTGTTCCAGCCGCACCTGTTCTCCCGCACCCGGGCCTTCGCCGAGCGCTTCGGGGCGGCTCTGGGGCGTGCCGACCTCGTCGTCGTCGCCCCCGTGTACCCCGCCCGAGAGGTCGCCGAGGACTTCCCCGGCGTGTCGGGCCTGACCGTCGCGGAGCAGGTCCCCGGCGGCCGCGGGCAGTACGTCGCCGACCGCGAGGAGGCCGCCGAGCGCCTCGCCCGCCAGGCCCGCCGCGGCGACCTCGTCCTGACCGTCGGGGCGGGGGACGTCACCGAGCTCGCCGACGTCGTCCTCACGCGCCTGCGCGCGCGGGAGGCGTGA